Proteins from a genomic interval of Haemophilus parainfluenzae T3T1:
- a CDS encoding ArsC family reductase gives MIIVYGIKNCDTVKKALKWLTEHNIQHKLHDYRVDGLDTQFLQQAEAQFGWENLVNKRSTTWRNLDENVKNTLSKSTALSVLAENPTLIKRPIILQDGKALIGFNEKEYIAAFK, from the coding sequence ATGATTATCGTTTATGGCATTAAAAACTGTGATACGGTGAAAAAAGCATTGAAGTGGCTAACTGAACATAATATTCAACATAAATTACATGATTATCGTGTGGATGGATTAGATACTCAATTCTTACAACAAGCAGAAGCCCAATTTGGTTGGGAAAATTTAGTCAATAAACGCAGCACAACTTGGCGTAATCTTGATGAAAATGTGAAAAATACACTCTCGAAATCTACCGCACTTTCCGTATTAGCTGAAAATCCAACGTTAATCAAACGCCCGATTATTTTGCAAGATGGTAAGGCATTGATTGGCTTCAACGAAAAAGAATATATTGCAGCATTTAAGTAG
- a CDS encoding SprT family zinc-dependent metalloprotease yields the protein MMMSSQTQFRHVKMQVQRKLAETLQLAENYFQRKFPIPTISYDLRGVKAGVAYLQKNEIKFNRTLLLENSDEFIRQVVPHELAHLIVYQVFGRVKPHGQEWQAVMTQLFNLPADTCHQFDVENVQGKMFAYQCECQTHYLTIRRHNSIQRDKIAYLCRKCQGKLVFHSEN from the coding sequence ATGATGATGTCATCTCAAACTCAGTTTCGGCATGTAAAAATGCAGGTACAGCGCAAACTTGCAGAAACATTACAACTCGCTGAAAATTACTTTCAACGGAAATTTCCTATTCCGACAATCAGTTATGACTTGCGAGGTGTAAAGGCTGGCGTTGCATACTTGCAGAAAAATGAGATTAAATTTAACCGCACTTTACTACTCGAGAACTCAGATGAATTTATTCGTCAGGTGGTTCCTCATGAATTAGCCCACCTTATTGTGTATCAAGTATTTGGGCGAGTGAAACCGCATGGACAGGAATGGCAAGCGGTGATGACACAGTTATTTAATCTTCCGGCTGATACTTGTCATCAATTTGATGTAGAGAATGTACAAGGCAAAATGTTTGCTTATCAATGCGAATGTCAGACCCATTATTTAACGATTCGTCGGCATAATAGCATTCAACGCGATAAAATTGCCTATTTATGTCGAAAATGTCAGGGAAAATTGGTTTTTCATAGTGAAAATTAA
- the ptsN gene encoding PTS IIA-like nitrogen regulatory protein PtsN has product MKFTTLLSPDDIRQGVAFSSKKRLFESIAAFVVEKLHCENGEQACFECLFEREKLGNSGLGNGVAMPKAKLPATVSDKILTVFMQLETPVEYDAVDNKPVDIVFAVLVPENHCQEYIPVLAELNEKLTDKNLIKQLRSAQSADEIWQIFECADHSEESEDDTNLDNIEPQEV; this is encoded by the coding sequence ATGAAATTTACGACATTGCTCTCCCCTGATGATATTCGTCAGGGGGTTGCTTTTTCTAGCAAGAAACGATTATTTGAATCTATTGCCGCTTTCGTTGTGGAAAAACTTCACTGCGAAAATGGTGAACAGGCTTGTTTTGAATGTTTATTTGAGCGGGAAAAATTAGGTAATTCAGGATTAGGCAATGGTGTCGCTATGCCTAAAGCCAAGTTACCTGCTACTGTATCAGATAAGATCCTAACGGTATTTATGCAATTAGAAACGCCTGTCGAATATGATGCTGTTGATAATAAACCGGTAGATATCGTTTTTGCAGTGCTCGTACCCGAAAATCACTGCCAAGAATATATTCCTGTTCTGGCAGAACTCAATGAAAAATTAACTGATAAAAACTTAATTAAACAACTTCGTTCAGCACAAAGTGCGGATGAAATTTGGCAAATTTTTGAATGTGCTGATCATTCAGAGGAATCTGAAGACGACACAAATTTAGATAATATTGAACCTCAAGAGGTATAA
- the recN gene encoding DNA repair protein RecN: protein MLTQLTINNFAIVRQLEIEFAKGMSVITGETGAGKSIAIDALGLCLGQRIETSMVREGQERAEICATFFIEPTNPAYQWLQEQELQDPDNPSDCILRRVINADGRSKAFINSTPVSASQLKEIGQYLIHINGQHASQLLLKNDYQLQLVDTFAHHHDLLAQMREDYRTWKNLQTQVKTFQQKVAENEAKKQLLQYQVEELDEFALRPNEYLELEEDQRRLSNSEQLTQLSQSALQLLSENETVSIDSMLYRATQYIDELSELDPRYASVQTMLNDALIQVQEATSEVQHLASHIEQDPMLLQEIEQRLGQALQLARKHNVKPEELVDWHQKLKAELTALLDFSESEERLILEEKAAFEKMQHTAKQLHESRCQAAGKLAQLVTHSIKGLAMENAEFFIEVNSDLTKVASNGADNIVFTLRSNLGQQAQPLAKVASGGELSRISLAIQVLTSDQSAIPTLIFDEVDVGISGKTASVVGKLLRQLGDKCQVLCVTHLPQVACHGHQQFNVEKFTVDDKTETKMTALSQEERVPALARLLGGSEITELALANAQEMLDLVK from the coding sequence ATGCTAACCCAACTTACCATCAATAATTTTGCAATTGTTCGTCAATTAGAGATTGAATTTGCGAAAGGAATGTCTGTGATCACGGGGGAAACTGGCGCAGGAAAATCCATTGCTATTGATGCATTGGGGTTATGCTTAGGGCAACGTATTGAAACGTCTATGGTTCGAGAAGGGCAGGAAAGAGCCGAAATCTGCGCCACCTTTTTTATTGAACCAACGAACCCCGCTTATCAATGGTTGCAAGAGCAAGAATTGCAAGATCCTGATAATCCCTCTGATTGTATTTTACGCCGTGTCATTAATGCAGATGGGCGTTCTAAAGCCTTTATTAATAGCACGCCTGTATCAGCTTCTCAATTAAAAGAAATTGGTCAATATCTTATTCATATTAATGGGCAGCACGCTTCGCAGTTATTATTGAAAAATGATTATCAGCTTCAGTTGGTGGATACATTTGCACATCACCATGATTTGCTCGCACAAATGCGGGAAGATTATCGCACGTGGAAAAATCTTCAAACGCAAGTTAAAACCTTCCAACAAAAAGTTGCTGAAAATGAAGCGAAGAAACAGCTTTTACAATATCAGGTTGAGGAGTTGGATGAGTTTGCCCTTCGTCCAAATGAATATTTGGAGTTGGAAGAGGATCAACGCCGTCTATCAAATAGCGAACAGCTGACACAGTTATCACAATCAGCCTTACAGCTACTCAGTGAAAATGAGACCGTGAGTATCGATTCTATGCTTTATCGTGCGACGCAGTATATTGATGAATTAAGTGAGTTAGATCCTCGCTATGCCTCCGTTCAAACAATGTTGAATGATGCACTTATCCAAGTACAAGAGGCGACAAGTGAAGTGCAGCATCTTGCTTCTCATATTGAGCAAGATCCGATGTTGTTACAAGAGATTGAGCAGCGTTTAGGGCAAGCTTTACAACTTGCACGTAAGCACAATGTGAAACCAGAAGAATTGGTGGATTGGCATCAAAAATTAAAAGCAGAATTGACCGCACTTTTAGATTTTTCAGAAAGTGAAGAGCGTCTGATTCTAGAAGAAAAAGCAGCCTTTGAGAAAATGCAACATACGGCCAAACAATTACATGAAAGCCGTTGCCAAGCTGCAGGAAAATTAGCACAGCTGGTTACACATTCTATCAAAGGGCTTGCAATGGAAAATGCAGAATTTTTCATTGAAGTGAATTCGGATTTAACTAAAGTTGCGTCAAATGGGGCAGATAATATTGTCTTTACTTTACGCAGTAATTTAGGACAACAAGCACAACCGCTAGCAAAAGTGGCATCTGGGGGGGAGCTTTCTCGTATTTCATTAGCGATTCAAGTCTTAACGTCCGATCAATCGGCGATTCCGACGCTGATCTTTGACGAAGTCGATGTTGGGATTAGTGGTAAAACCGCGAGTGTAGTGGGTAAATTATTACGTCAATTAGGCGATAAATGCCAAGTACTTTGTGTGACCCATTTACCACAAGTAGCATGTCATGGGCATCAGCAATTTAATGTAGAGAAATTTACCGTTGATGATAAAACAGAAACTAAAATGACCGCACTTTCTCAAGAAGAGAGAGTTCCAGCTCTTGCAAGATTACTGGGTGGCAGTGAAATTACAGAACTAGCCTTGGCGAATGCGCAAGAAATGTTGGATTTAGTGAAGTAA
- the lptB gene encoding LPS export ABC transporter ATP-binding protein: MSVLQAEFLAKSYKSRKVVSDVSLTVNSNEIVGLLGPNGAGKTTTFYMVVGLVRHDQGKITIDGDDISVLPMHERARRGIGYLPQEASIFRRLTVYENLMAVLEIRKDLTAEQRRERADELIDEFNIGHIRDSLGQSLSGGERRRVEIARALAANPKFILLDEPFAGVDPISVTDIKKIITDLRNRGLGVLITDHNVRETLDVCERAYIVGEGKIIATGTPEEVMNDEHVKRVYLGEQFKL; the protein is encoded by the coding sequence ATGTCTGTATTACAAGCTGAATTCCTCGCAAAAAGCTATAAAAGCCGAAAAGTGGTTTCTGATGTGAGTTTAACCGTAAACTCCAATGAAATCGTTGGCCTACTTGGTCCAAATGGTGCAGGTAAAACCACTACTTTCTACATGGTCGTCGGTTTAGTACGTCATGATCAGGGAAAAATCACCATTGATGGCGATGATATTAGCGTATTACCTATGCATGAACGTGCACGCAGAGGAATTGGCTATTTACCACAAGAAGCTTCTATCTTCCGTCGTTTAACCGTATATGAAAACCTTATGGCGGTATTAGAAATTCGTAAAGATCTCACGGCAGAACAACGCAGAGAGAGAGCGGATGAGTTAATTGATGAGTTCAATATTGGCCATATTCGTGATAGCCTGGGGCAATCTCTTTCAGGTGGCGAACGTCGTCGTGTGGAAATTGCGCGCGCATTAGCGGCAAATCCAAAATTTATTTTATTAGATGAACCTTTTGCAGGTGTAGACCCAATTTCGGTTACGGATATTAAGAAAATCATCACAGATCTCCGCAATCGTGGTTTAGGCGTGTTAATTACCGACCATAACGTACGCGAAACCCTTGATGTTTGTGAACGAGCTTATATTGTTGGCGAAGGAAAAATTATCGCGACCGGCACACCGGAAGAAGTCATGAATGATGAGCACGTTAAACGTGTCTATTTAGGCGAACAATTTAAACTATAA
- the rapZ gene encoding RNase adapter RapZ, protein MEIIIISGRSGAGKSVALRALEDMGYYCVDNLPLDLLPQLTNILAKTQTAVAISLDIRNLPHSSADLDKILTDIQATYSVKIIFLDSDRSTLIRRYSDSRRLHPLSAQDLPLESAIDLEYQQLEPLIQHANFIIDTAPLSTHSLSERLREVLRGNTDKELKIVVESFGFKYGIPLDADYVFDVRFLPNPHWNPELRPMTGLDEPVAQFLLAHDEVNNFIYQTRNYIETWLPMLEQNNRSYLTIAIGCTGGKHRSVYIAQQIGEYFQAKGKNVKIQHKSLEKNKKN, encoded by the coding sequence ATGGAAATTATTATTATCAGCGGTCGCTCCGGCGCGGGGAAATCTGTCGCATTACGAGCTTTGGAAGATATGGGCTATTATTGCGTGGATAATCTCCCACTCGACTTACTTCCTCAACTCACCAATATTCTCGCCAAAACTCAAACGGCTGTTGCCATCAGCCTCGATATTCGAAATCTTCCCCATTCCAGTGCTGATTTAGACAAGATTCTGACAGATATTCAAGCTACTTATTCCGTCAAAATTATCTTTCTAGATAGCGATCGTAGTACACTTATTCGTCGTTACAGCGATTCACGTCGTCTTCACCCACTCTCAGCACAAGATCTCCCGCTTGAATCAGCGATTGATTTAGAATATCAGCAACTTGAGCCTTTAATTCAACATGCTAATTTTATTATTGATACCGCACCACTTTCTACCCATTCGTTATCTGAACGTTTAAGAGAAGTTTTACGGGGTAATACGGATAAAGAACTTAAAATCGTGGTTGAGTCGTTTGGCTTTAAATACGGCATTCCGCTTGATGCCGATTATGTCTTTGATGTACGTTTTCTACCTAATCCGCACTGGAACCCAGAACTTCGTCCAATGACGGGGCTTGATGAACCTGTTGCACAATTTTTACTCGCGCATGATGAAGTGAATAATTTTATCTACCAAACGCGTAATTACATCGAAACATGGTTACCGATGTTAGAGCAAAATAACCGAAGCTATCTCACTATTGCCATCGGCTGTACAGGCGGTAAACATCGTTCTGTTTACATTGCTCAACAAATTGGTGAATATTTCCAAGCCAAAGGCAAGAATGTGAAAATTCAACATAAATCCTTGGAAAAGAATAAAAAGAATTAA
- a CDS encoding M15 family metallopeptidase yields the protein MKLTPEMLTGKSREHLINLPTPHSPNHFLQAEAMKAFQGLQQSAVKNGFNLQPASSFRDFERQQLIWNGKFNGERKVHDDAGNPLDLASFDDWQKAQAILRWSALPGGSRHHWGTEIDIFDPDLLPQGQSLQLEPWEYESGGYFFELSEFLTENLPHFEFALPFISQPEGKKVGREPWHISYLPLAEQASQLFTPDVLLQVWQNEAVAGKETLIAHLPEIFEQYVV from the coding sequence ATGAAATTAACGCCTGAAATGTTAACTGGCAAATCTCGTGAACATTTGATCAATTTGCCTACACCCCATTCTCCGAATCATTTTTTGCAAGCAGAGGCAATGAAAGCCTTTCAAGGATTGCAGCAAAGTGCGGTCAAAAATGGCTTTAATTTGCAGCCCGCAAGTAGCTTTCGTGATTTTGAACGTCAACAACTTATTTGGAACGGTAAATTTAACGGCGAACGCAAAGTGCATGATGATGCGGGAAATCCATTAGATTTAGCGTCGTTCGATGATTGGCAAAAAGCACAAGCCATTTTACGTTGGTCAGCGCTTCCAGGAGGAAGTCGTCATCATTGGGGAACAGAAATCGATATTTTTGATCCTGATCTTTTGCCGCAAGGTCAATCATTACAACTTGAACCTTGGGAATATGAAAGCGGTGGCTATTTTTTTGAGCTAAGTGAATTTCTCACTGAAAATCTACCGCACTTTGAGTTTGCTTTGCCGTTTATAAGCCAACCTGAAGGTAAAAAAGTGGGTCGAGAGCCTTGGCATATTAGCTATTTACCTTTAGCTGAACAGGCCTCACAATTATTTACGCCAGATGTGCTATTGCAAGTTTGGCAGAATGAAGCCGTGGCGGGAAAAGAAACGTTAATTGCGCATTTACCCGAGATTTTTGAGCAATATGTGGTTTAA
- the metK gene encoding methionine adenosyltransferase produces MSSYLFTSESVSEGHPDKIADQISDAVLDEILKQDPKARVACETYVKTGMALVGGEITTSAWVDIENLTRQVICDIGYKHSEMGFDGNSCAVLNAIGKQSSDINQGVDRENPLDQGAGDQGIMFGYATNETEVLMPAAITYAHRLMEKQAEVRKSGKLAWLRPDAKSQVTLKYEDNKIVGVDAVVLSTQHSEEVSQKEIYEGVMEEIIKPILPSEWLSQQTKYFINPTGRFVIGGPMGDCGLTGRKIIVDTYGGAARHGGGAFSGKDPSKVDRSAAYAARYVAKNIVAAGLADRCEIQLSYAIGVAEPTSIMVETFGTGKVSNELLVKLVREFFDLRPYGLIKMLNLIQPIYRQTAAYGHFGREQFPWEKVDRAEELRAAAGLK; encoded by the coding sequence ATGTCTAGCTATTTATTTACTTCTGAATCGGTTTCAGAAGGACATCCAGATAAGATTGCCGATCAAATTTCTGATGCGGTACTTGATGAAATTTTAAAACAAGATCCTAAAGCTCGTGTGGCTTGCGAAACCTATGTAAAAACAGGGATGGCGTTAGTCGGTGGTGAAATTACGACATCAGCATGGGTTGATATTGAAAATCTCACTCGCCAAGTCATCTGTGATATTGGTTACAAACACTCAGAAATGGGGTTTGATGGCAATTCTTGTGCGGTATTAAATGCGATTGGTAAACAATCATCTGATATTAACCAAGGTGTGGATCGTGAGAATCCATTAGATCAAGGTGCGGGTGACCAAGGGATCATGTTTGGTTATGCGACAAATGAAACGGAAGTCTTGATGCCTGCGGCGATTACTTATGCGCATCGTTTAATGGAAAAACAAGCTGAAGTGCGTAAAAGTGGCAAATTAGCATGGTTACGCCCTGATGCGAAAAGCCAAGTGACCTTAAAATACGAAGATAACAAAATCGTGGGTGTAGATGCAGTCGTCCTTTCTACACAACATAGTGAAGAAGTCTCACAAAAAGAAATTTATGAAGGCGTGATGGAAGAAATCATCAAGCCAATTTTGCCAAGCGAATGGTTATCTCAACAAACAAAATATTTCATTAACCCAACCGGTCGTTTTGTGATTGGTGGCCCAATGGGTGACTGTGGCTTAACGGGTCGTAAAATCATTGTCGATACATACGGTGGCGCGGCTCGTCATGGTGGTGGCGCATTCTCTGGTAAAGATCCATCAAAAGTAGACCGTTCAGCTGCTTATGCAGCACGTTATGTGGCTAAAAATATTGTTGCAGCAGGTCTTGCAGATCGTTGTGAAATTCAACTTTCTTATGCAATTGGCGTGGCTGAGCCAACCTCTATCATGGTGGAAACCTTCGGTACAGGAAAAGTATCAAACGAATTATTGGTTAAGTTAGTGCGTGAATTCTTCGATTTACGTCCTTATGGTTTAATTAAAATGTTAAATTTAATTCAACCAATCTATCGCCAAACTGCGGCGTATGGACACTTCGGTCGTGAACAATTCCCATGGGAAAAAGTAGATCGTGCAGAAGAATTGCGTGCAGCAGCCGGTCTTAAATAA
- the dapE gene encoding succinyl-diaminopimelate desuccinylase — protein sequence MKQKTIELAQALIRRPSISPNDEGCQQLIAERLEKLGFQIEWMPFNDTLNLWAKHGSGEPVIAFAGHTDVVPTGDETQWTYPPFSADIVDDMLYGRGTADMKGSLAAMIVAAEEYVKANPNHKGTIALLITSDEEAAAKDGTVRVVETLMARGEKITYCMVGEPSSSKTLGDVVKNGRRGSITGNLYIQGIQGHVAYPHLAENPIHKAAPFLQELTTYQWDNGNEFFPPTSLQIANIHAGTGSNNVIPGELYVQFNLRYCTEVTDEIIKQKVAEMLEKHGLKYRIDWNLSGKPFLTKPGKLLDALTTAIEQTTGVTPQAETGGGTSDGRFIALMGAEVVEFGPLNATIHKVNECVNVDDLAKCGQIYHQMLVNLLDK from the coding sequence ATGAAACAAAAAACTATTGAGCTTGCACAAGCATTAATTCGTCGCCCCTCTATTAGCCCGAATGATGAGGGCTGTCAGCAATTAATTGCGGAACGTTTAGAAAAACTCGGCTTTCAAATTGAATGGATGCCTTTCAACGATACGTTAAATTTATGGGCGAAGCATGGTAGTGGTGAGCCCGTTATCGCTTTTGCAGGGCATACCGATGTGGTGCCAACGGGAGATGAAACACAATGGACTTATCCGCCATTTTCTGCCGACATTGTGGATGATATGCTTTATGGTCGTGGTACGGCAGATATGAAAGGCTCATTAGCAGCAATGATTGTGGCGGCAGAAGAATATGTGAAAGCCAATCCGAATCATAAGGGAACGATTGCTTTGTTGATTACTTCTGACGAAGAGGCAGCCGCGAAAGATGGCACCGTACGTGTTGTCGAAACCTTAATGGCGCGCGGTGAGAAAATCACTTATTGCATGGTGGGGGAGCCATCTAGTTCAAAAACATTAGGCGATGTAGTCAAAAATGGTCGTCGGGGTTCGATTACAGGTAACCTCTACATTCAAGGTATTCAAGGTCATGTGGCTTATCCTCATTTAGCGGAAAATCCAATTCATAAAGCCGCACCTTTCTTGCAGGAATTAACCACTTATCAATGGGATAATGGCAACGAATTTTTCCCGCCGACCAGTTTGCAAATTGCCAATATTCATGCAGGCACTGGGAGTAATAATGTCATCCCTGGTGAGCTTTATGTGCAATTCAATTTACGTTATTGTACGGAAGTGACTGATGAAATTATTAAGCAGAAAGTGGCAGAAATGCTCGAAAAGCATGGTTTGAAATACCGTATTGATTGGAATTTATCGGGTAAACCATTTTTAACGAAACCGGGCAAATTATTAGATGCGTTAACGACGGCTATTGAGCAAACAACCGGAGTTACACCACAAGCAGAAACAGGCGGTGGTACCTCTGATGGACGTTTTATTGCATTGATGGGCGCTGAAGTGGTGGAATTTGGGCCGCTTAATGCGACGATTCATAAAGTGAATGAATGTGTCAATGTAGATGATCTTGCCAAGTGCGGTCAGATTTATCATCAAATGTTAGTGAATTTATTGGACAAGTAA
- a CDS encoding opacity family porin — MKKSLLAIVVGALAVASTANAGLYAEGDLGLSKTKLSNGGSSKTKVEPRVAVGYKLGNMRVAGDYTHHGNFQGTKVQGLGATVFYDFDTNSQIEPYVGARLAANRFKFEERADQRYKSSSETKVGYGVVAGAKYKLAEKVYANGGLEYNRLGSFDDTKVNNYGAKVGVGYEF; from the coding sequence ATGAAAAAATCATTATTAGCTATCGTTGTCGGTGCATTAGCGGTTGCTTCAACAGCAAACGCAGGTTTATATGCAGAAGGTGATCTAGGTCTTTCAAAAACTAAATTAAGCAATGGTGGTTCAAGCAAAACTAAAGTTGAACCTCGTGTTGCAGTAGGTTACAAATTAGGTAATATGCGTGTAGCAGGTGATTATACTCATCACGGCAACTTCCAAGGTACTAAAGTTCAAGGTTTAGGTGCGACAGTATTCTATGACTTCGATACCAATTCTCAAATTGAACCTTATGTTGGTGCTCGTCTTGCGGCAAACCGTTTCAAATTTGAAGAGCGTGCGGATCAACGCTATAAAAGCTCTTCTGAAACCAAAGTGGGTTATGGCGTAGTCGCGGGTGCTAAATATAAATTAGCAGAAAAAGTGTATGCAAACGGTGGTTTAGAATATAACCGTTTAGGTAGCTTTGACGATACTAAAGTGAATAACTATGGCGCTAAAGTGGGCGTAGGTTACGAATTCTAA
- a CDS encoding TonB-dependent copper receptor, which produces MHNKSYFALLPLSFFISNAFAEDTQSVTLLDPIVVTGVTQTNTNSVKLNPKTTLQPLPAGDGADLLQSVANMSVIRKGGSSGDPLFRGLGGSRLNIQADDQFIYGGCSNRMDPPTAYIFPSAYDEVVVTKGPQTVTEGSGLVAGAVRFVRKEPEFDTQNTYLNGSVTLGGNKRRDAYFDAMAGGKYGYLRTSMSHNEAGNYKDGDGNRVHSSFERRNQMLQLGFTPTENTLLTGTYERSRGEAAYADRMMDGSKFDRDAWNVRFVQRNITPWFTELELRYGQSKIDHVMDTYSMRYLSMMGNQVKKAMNPKRETNTGHLKATFDWSDINLQTGIDYMRDKHLSRMEMHGEGYRHKPYQPQQNFTQWGGFVEGAWTASDSRKFISGYRYDEVKAEYDTLMANHPNKHHTYALHSGFFRWEEEINGIKYYAGVGIAERAPDYWERRASQVLDKEQNRQIDTGLMWKNDTFDFSVSLFGSDVRDFIMLERVGKDVSARNIKATRLGGEIEGKWKFARHWEIGSSLAYTYGKNRTDDRPLAQTPPLEWKNSLTWDNETLSAGVLWRVVSAQKRYATGQGNIIGQDIGASAGFRTLSFNTGWKINKYATLQGGIDNLFNKSYAEFVSKGADPSAGLQTVRVNEPGRQYWLRLQVQF; this is translated from the coding sequence ATGCATAACAAATCTTATTTTGCCCTCCTTCCTCTTTCATTTTTTATATCTAATGCTTTTGCTGAGGATACGCAGTCTGTAACATTACTGGATCCTATTGTGGTAACAGGTGTTACTCAGACGAATACCAATTCGGTCAAACTTAATCCTAAAACAACGCTTCAACCTTTACCTGCTGGTGATGGTGCAGATTTATTGCAATCTGTGGCAAATATGAGCGTGATTCGTAAAGGTGGGAGTTCTGGCGATCCGTTATTTCGCGGGTTAGGTGGTTCTCGCTTGAATATTCAAGCAGACGACCAATTCATTTATGGTGGATGTAGCAACCGAATGGATCCGCCAACAGCCTATATTTTCCCATCAGCTTATGATGAAGTTGTCGTGACCAAAGGTCCCCAAACTGTAACTGAAGGTTCTGGCTTGGTCGCGGGCGCAGTTCGTTTTGTTCGTAAAGAGCCTGAATTTGATACTCAAAATACCTATTTAAACGGCAGTGTAACGCTTGGCGGAAACAAACGTAGAGATGCTTATTTCGATGCGATGGCGGGTGGTAAATATGGTTATTTACGCACAAGTATGTCACACAATGAGGCGGGTAATTACAAAGATGGCGATGGCAATCGAGTTCATTCCTCTTTTGAGCGTCGTAATCAAATGTTACAGCTCGGTTTCACACCGACAGAAAACACCTTATTGACTGGAACTTATGAACGTAGTCGAGGCGAAGCAGCTTATGCAGATCGAATGATGGATGGGAGTAAGTTTGATCGTGATGCGTGGAATGTTCGATTTGTACAACGTAATATTACACCATGGTTCACTGAACTTGAATTACGTTATGGTCAAAGCAAGATTGATCATGTGATGGATACTTATAGTATGCGTTATTTAAGCATGATGGGAAATCAAGTTAAAAAAGCAATGAATCCAAAACGTGAAACCAATACAGGGCATTTGAAAGCAACCTTTGATTGGTCGGATATTAATTTGCAAACAGGCATTGATTATATGCGCGATAAACACCTTTCACGTATGGAAATGCATGGTGAGGGCTATAGACACAAGCCTTATCAACCACAGCAAAACTTTACTCAATGGGGCGGATTTGTTGAGGGGGCCTGGACGGCAAGCGATAGTCGTAAGTTTATTTCGGGTTATCGTTATGATGAAGTGAAAGCTGAATACGACACTTTAATGGCAAATCACCCAAATAAACACCATACGTATGCTTTACATTCAGGTTTCTTCCGTTGGGAAGAAGAAATCAATGGCATTAAATATTATGCCGGTGTAGGGATTGCAGAGCGAGCGCCAGATTATTGGGAACGCCGTGCAAGCCAAGTTTTAGATAAAGAGCAAAACCGTCAAATTGATACGGGATTGATGTGGAAGAATGACACCTTTGATTTTTCTGTGTCGCTATTTGGTAGTGATGTCCGCGATTTCATTATGTTAGAACGAGTAGGCAAAGATGTTTCGGCTCGTAATATCAAGGCAACTCGATTAGGTGGCGAAATTGAAGGTAAATGGAAATTTGCACGCCACTGGGAAATCGGTAGTAGTTTGGCTTATACCTATGGTAAAAATCGCACGGACGACCGTCCACTCGCTCAAACACCGCCATTAGAATGGAAAAACTCATTAACTTGGGATAATGAAACCTTGAGCGCGGGAGTATTATGGCGAGTAGTTTCGGCACAAAAACGCTATGCAACAGGACAAGGCAACATTATTGGGCAGGACATCGGTGCTTCAGCAGGCTTTAGAACGTTATCCTTTAATACAGGGTGGAAAATTAATAAATATGCCACTTTGCAGGGCGGAATTGATAACTTATTTAATAAATCCTATGCAGAATTTGTGAGTAAAGGCGCAGATCCTTCAGCGGGGCTTCAAACTGTTCGAGTGAACGAGCCAGGACGTCAATATTGGTTACGTTTACAAGTTCAATTCTAG